The Kiritimatiellales bacterium genomic sequence AGTCCGCCGATCGTACAACTGATCATTCCAATGTAGCCGGTCGGCTTTTTATCCAGTCGGCCCACCAGGCGGGTTAAACTGAGCGATCCGAGAGCAAAAGCCACCATGCCGGCTCCGTGGACAAAGGTTTTTTCTATCGAAGAAAAGCGCATGTAATGTACATAGGTAAACATTTGACTCTGAGACGTCAGCAACATGGCGAGCTGTGCCACACCGAAAAAACCGAATACATACCATGCCATGCGATCCTTGAAGATATCGGACAGAGATTGAAACATCGCTTTTACGTTTTTTCCGTGTACGGCCATTTGCCGGCTGTCTGCGGCATATCTACGGGTATTCAGCAGGCAGAGAATAATTAACACCAGCGTGGCAACAGACAGCATAACACTCATTGAGATATAATTGTTCAAGATCGTTGTTCCATCAATCCGTTCGCCGGAACTGCCGGTCTGGTCTTTAAAGAAGATGGACCATGCACACGCCCCGAATATCAGGTTGATCAGCATATTGAAAAAATAGCGCACCCCCTGCAGACGGGAGCGATCCACATATTCCGGGCACATTTCAAATCCGAGTGCAGTATAAGGCACCACAAACACGGTCACCGCAGTGCGCACCAACAGGTTGAGAAGCAGGATGCAGGTAAAAATGCCGGCGGGAGAAGTAAAGTATGCCGGAACCGTCCACAGCAAAAAGAAAGATATCGCCAGCATTACACCGCCCCACATAATATACGGATGCCGACGCCCCCATCGTGTACGGGTATTATCGGTAATATGCCCCATTACCGGATCAGTTATCGCATCCCAAAGCATGGCAATGCTCAGTGCGATCCCCGCATGGGCGGCAGTCAAACCGAGTACCTGTGTATAAAACAACATGGCAAAGTTGGAAATACCGTTCATGGTAATCGACACTGCGCCCTCGCCGAAGGCATAACCGATCAGGCGGAACGGAGAAACACGAGGTTCAGTTTTTTTTTCCATTGATCCCCCTCTTACGTTAAAACCGGATATTAAAGTTATTGTCAGGAAGATATTGCATCGTGCCAATTAAAAAAATGTAATATTGACAGAACGGCTGTCCACTTTTACCCCCGCGCGCTGGGGAATCGGTTGTACGCCATCGCGACTGAACCGATTATTACGGAAGCTCACCGACTCCACGCATTCGAGCCGTACCGGTACATTGGGTGCGCAGATGATTTCGTTGTCTTCAAGGAGAATATCTCCGGTCACGGGAACTGCAGCTCCTTTTGTCCCAATAAATACCGGAGTTCGTGCTGTATCAAAAATCCGGTTTCCCCGCACCTGCACCCCGCGCGGAAACGGTCCTTCATAAAAACTGCCGGACGTATTACTGAATTCAAACGCATGGCCGGACACTCCCTGAATAATATTATTTTCAACCAACCCTGCGCTGCGAGCCAGCACTGCATGTCGCCGTTGCAGTCCAAAGAAATTATTGCGCACCACAAATCCGCGATTGGCACAACTCAGATTGAAAAACTGGGTAGCGCGGACATCATCATGCGGAATCATGTGCCCGCAGATCACATGCTCAACCGGTCGGCTGAACGTCACATCCCGATCTGTCACAGCAGTTACGGTCAGCCCCGTCTGCCACATTCCGCTATCGGGGGAAAACACGCCGATTTCATCGCCGGGGCTAAACCCGGCGGATGTCAGGCGCAACCGGTCGGCAGCAAGTATCTCTTCCGCCATTACCGCATCGGCACTAAGATTCACGCTGTCATCAAACAGCCCTTCAAACCGGCAATTTTCAATTACCGGACCGATGCGATTGTTTTTGCAATGCACTCCATCACGCCATGAAGCCATTAACGCATCGGTGCCCGGAAGCCAGGTAACCGTACAACCGCGAATCGTCACATCACCTGTATTATGCCGTACACCAAACACCATTCCCGGGCGGGCGGAATAGAAGGTGAGGTTTTCAAGCAGTATACCGGACGAATTGCGAACCTGTACATTCTGTTCAAACATCCACCCCCTGTCACGCAGCTGGAAAAACTGCTCTGTGGTACGAGTCATACGCGGCAGCACAAAACGCTCTCCGGGAATAAGGCCGGAAAGAAACTCCCGATAGCCTTCTGAAATCATGACACGGAATAGTCGTTTTTTCTCATCAACCGGTGTAACCTCATCAACAAAAAGATGATTCGTAAAGTTCGGCTTCAGCGCTGCGGAATCAGCACTCAATACGGATCCCCACAACCATGGACCGTTAAACTGTTCACGCTGCTCCCACTCCGTCCGTTCCGGCAGGTGCGCTGCCGGATTATCAAAAAAGTGGCCGTGATGCCGCATCCAGTCAGCCGGCTTCGGCAGCGGGAATCCATCGTGAATGCGCCACAAAAAACTCCCATCCTCTACCGCCTCAATATCACCCTGCATAAACGGCAGCGGACGGTGCTGAATAACAAAATTCTTAAAGGTTACATTGCGACAATCTGCAAGACGGACAAGCCCGTTCAGCGGATGCAGAATCAACGTGGCTCCTTGTCCGTCGATGGTGATATTCTCAAGCCCGGTCAAGTCAAACTGGGCATCCCGTTCGGTCTGAGGACCAAGATAGCAGATCTGCACATCAAACAGCAAACGTACAGGACCATCCGTTTCCCGAACGGCAGCCAGTGCGCGCTGGACTGCCGGCGAATCATCATAAATTCCATCGCCAACAGCACCGAACGCTGTCATCTTCAATACAGTCTCCCGGGTCGTCCGTTCGATTACACATCCGCCTATAATGCCTGTCATTACGATTCCACAAATCATGGCTATTATCTGATTCACGAAAGTTCCTTTATATTTACCGGATCGTTATAAATCCTGATTTCATATATCCGTGCAGACGGATCGCCGCCGGTTCCCTTGACAACGACCCGAAGCTTATCTGCTGTAACCGGCTCAAAATGATGCACCCGGAACCGCTGGAAATTATCCTGTTCCGCAACCAGCATTTTCCATTCGCCGGCGGAAAAAACCTGAATTTCATAATCCTTCACCACTTCCTGCTCAAAAATATCTGCCCGCCGCCAGCTGTCGAGGTTCGTATCGAATGTGAGATGAACGGTACGAAAGGTCTGAGGCCGATCCCAGCTGAGTTCAAGATGTTGCGGCAACGGCTGCTCCGGATCCGACTTCCACATATTGGATTCCAGATCAACAATCCGGCTGATTCCGTTGATGGCATTCGCCGGAGTGTAGTTTCTCGGATACACCAGCGGAGGCTCACAATAGGCATTGATTCGCGGCCGGCCGGTAATGATTTCCTCTTTGTCACGTACCCGGAGAACCCGCGCACCAAGATGTCCGCGAGCTGCCCACGGTGCAGCCAGCCCGCGCCCCCGGACCGTATCGAACTCTATCGAAAAGTACGGTGTCGGGATATGTTTATTGATGGGAAATGCGATGTAGCCTTTGTACAGGGACGGCACGGCGACCCCGACCTTTGCCAGTGCCGGACGGGATGCGATCGCTTCATCTTCGTTGCTGTCGGCGCCGCGAATCGTCAGCGGCAGGTGCACATCCCGCGGCAGGGTCGAAATCAGGTATACATAGAGCGTACCGATATAGCCATTGGTTCCGGTTTCATAAAAGAAATACCATGGGAGAGAGAGCGCCGAGCTGCGGGTCATGTCCACTTCGCAAAATGCTTCGTCCATTAGATCTTCCACAGAGAAACTCGATGCCGAAAGCACGGCGTTGCGCGCCAGATCGCCGGCATCCTGGTTGACAACACCCGGTACATATTGATCAGCCTTCAACAGATTCTGCTGCAATTCGCCGATGCAGCGCTCATAGATATCGCGCGGCACAATGTTTCTTTGCGAACACATCGCGGCGGCTGTTCCGGCGGCCTGCCCTGTTACGGCACAGGTGCCTTCCACGCGAACAGTTCCGAGCGCAACATGCGTAACGCTCATGCAGCGGCCGGCAAACAGAAGGTTGTCGATATTCCGGGAATAAAGCGCCCGGAACGGAATGTTGTTTTGCGGAACCAGCACGTCAAAATCAAAAGGACCTTCTTTGCCTGAAAAAACACCGGCGGGATGGTGTACATCGAGAGACCACCCTGCATGTCCAATCGTATCGGGAAACCGGCGGGCAGACACGGCATCATGCTGCGTCAGTACATAATCCCCCATCAGGCGACGGGTTTCACGCTTAGCATTTGTGATCGGTACGTAGGTGAGCTCCAGCTTCCGTGAGATATTCTTTCTGCTCCAGTCATTTTTTATATAGTCCCAGTATCCGAAAACTATGCGCAACAACTCATCGCGCGCCAGTTCCGCATTCCAGATATCGTCGATATCGTTCGGGTACTCCAGCCACCACTGTCCGCGAGCATGCTTGATTGTCCGTCCGGTTTCAAAATCAGCCGGCATTTTATGCGCCCATTCCGGCGCGGTATAAGTCTGCGGCGTATCTCGTTGCTCATAGCCGTAACCCAGCTTCATATCGCCCATCAGACAGCCGCTCATCGTAATATTATCCGCTGTTTCCGGAGCAAGTGATTCATCGTATTCGCTCCGTGCCTCCCGACCGACGCGATAGTCCGCGCCGGCATAATAGCCGAGCCATCCGTCACCGGTCGTATCAACAAATGTATGCCCGTAAAAAAGCGATTCTTCGCCCGTCAGCGTATCAACCGCTTTCACTCCGGCAATTCGCGAGCCATCCATGATTGCGTTATAAACATGCGTATTCAGAAAAACGGTCAGATTCGTTTCGGCCGCGGCGGCTTCGGCAAACGGCCGGCTCAGCTGGGGATATTCTCTGGCAACCCGCAGGCGCTCAAGCTCTTCACTGATACCGCTTTCTCTGGAATAGGCATGGTGCTGTGACGCACCGCGCACAGGAACCCCCAGCTCTATACTGGCATTACCGCCCAATACCGGACGATTATGAATCAGTACAGTTTTTGCTCCGGATCGCGCAGATGCAAGCGCGGCAGGACCTCCGGCGGCGCCCCCGCCGACGATCACGACATCAAAGGCACCCCGATTCACCGGATCAAGTGAAATTCCGGAGAATCCGGCACGCTCAGTCTTCAGTTTTTCAAGCGCTGTCGACGGAACATAATCCGGATTGCGCGAAAAAACCAAAGCATCAATCCGTCCGTAAAATCCGGTCAGATCCCTCACAGCCAGCCGGTTCATTCCAGTATCCAATTCGACTGGCCCGGCACTTTCCCAGCCCCACTCATCCGATTCCGCGGCACCGAAAATCTTTCCTGCCGAATGGCCATTGATGATTACTTCAAATTTTCCGGGAGCAAACTCGCGAATCCAGTTGCGGGAGCGAACCCACAGGCGGTAGCTGCCGGGTTCCGTGACCCGGAATTCTGTTGTTGCGTCGGCAACCGGTGTCCCGACCCCGGCGGCAATCAGATAGGAGGATCCCATCAGGTGCATAAACTGGGTGTCGAGCAGCCAGCCTCCATAGTCCTGAAAATCTTCTGCTTCGATCCATATGGTCAACGCATCCTGCTGCACAACAACCGTCCGCGGTTCTTTTTCTATGATTACACGATGATTTTGAGCCTGCACACAGACCAACAGACCCAGAACAACAAGTAGACTACGACTCATCATTTTCATCATTTTCCGTTTTAAAATGACCATTCTGCGGCCAAAGAGCCGTCGCTGCGGTACAGCTTAATCCACTCCACCCGGGCAGGACCTTTCCGCTTCTCTTTATCTCCGAAATCAATCCGCAGCTCCGTCACGGCCTCATCCGCCTGGAAGGCCACCTCGATCTCATCCATACGATCAGGTTTCTCCAGGCGATACCCGGCACGGTGCTGAGCATCAAAGACAGGTTGGGACAGCCCTTTCCAGAATACAGCTCCGTTGGGCGCTCCGCGCGGCACATTCACCCGTACTTTCAACGTCATCTTTCCACTGAGATTTTCGGGCAGATACGTGGTTGTAATGCCTCGCGAATCCACATGTAACACCCCGTTCCTGACGACCGGACTTGCGCCCGGCCCCGACCGTATCCAGGCTTCCGCCGGTGAAAGCGCCGTTTTTGTATCCGGTTCCGGCGGCGCAACAAGATAGCCGGGGTTTGGCAGCAGCGGTAACGCGCCGGTTGTTTCATAATGCTGCTGCAGCAGCGCTTTCATGGCCACCACACGTTCCGGTAACTGTTCCGCCAGATTACGGGTTTCGCCAATGTCGTCTTTTAAATTATAGAGCTCATATGCATCAGGGAAGGATGCGCCGGGATTAAACACATCAATCAGTTTCCAATCGCCCTGCCGCACCCAGGCTCCGGCGGGCGACCAGTTGCCGAATGCCCACGGGAAGTAGCAGAAGATCGCCTCACGATTCAGTGCCTGCCCTTTCAGCAGCGGCACAAGGCTGACGCCATCCAATATCTGTTCAGGATTCGGAGAAAGTCCGCACATTTCCAACAGGGTCGGATAATAATCCACACCGGTAATTACAGTCTGCTCCAGCCGTTCAACATCGGCAACTCCCGGCCAGCGGATCAGCGCCGGCACACGGGTTCCTCCCTCAAAGAGCGATGCCTTTCCGTTGCGCAGCGGCGCATTGCTGGTTGCCGGAACATTGTTCGGCCCCTTTTTCACCACTCCGCCGTTGTCTGAGGTGAAGATAATAATCGTATTTTTATCCAGCCCGGTTTTTTCAAGGTCATCCAGCAGGCGCCCGAGACTTTCATCCATACTTTGAATCATGGCCGCCATCACCGCACTTTGCTGCAGGCCGGCAGGATCCGGGTTCCGGTTATAATACTGAATCAGTTCCCGTTTGGCTGCCCACGGGCCATGCACTGCCCAGTGCCACAAACAGAGGAAAAAGGGACGTTGATCTCCGTTGTGAATATATGCCAGTGCTTCATCCGTTGCCCGATCCGTCAGATATTCTCCGTCCGGACCGTCTGTCACTGTACCGGCCTGAAATTGATAGGGCGAAAAATAACTTTTCGGGCCGGCATCCGGAGCGCCGTGAAACGTAACTTCAAATCCCTGCTGTTCCGGCCAGAACCGTTCTTCCAGTCCCAAATGCCATTTGCCGACAAACCCGGTGCGATACCCGGCATCCCGGAACGCTTCGGCCAGCGTGTATTGTGCCGGATCCAGCGAACGTTTTGAATTTGGAAGCAGTACGGCGTTAGACGGTTTCGGCTCCTGATATAGCGGCAGAT encodes the following:
- a CDS encoding MFS transporter, which translates into the protein MEKKTEPRVSPFRLIGYAFGEGAVSITMNGISNFAMLFYTQVLGLTAAHAGIALSIAMLWDAITDPVMGHITDNTRTRWGRRHPYIMWGGVMLAISFFLLWTVPAYFTSPAGIFTCILLLNLLVRTAVTVFVVPYTALGFEMCPEYVDRSRLQGVRYFFNMLINLIFGACAWSIFFKDQTGSSGERIDGTTILNNYISMSVMLSVATLVLIILCLLNTRRYAADSRQMAVHGKNVKAMFQSLSDIFKDRMAWYVFGFFGVAQLAMLLTSQSQMFTYVHYMRFSSIEKTFVHGAGMVAFALGSLSLTRLVGRLDKKPTGYIGMISCTIGGLGLLAVFIGGVVAPGQTVTIALVELPLATLIFGLFQSCWWGGCGILVPLALSMIADISEINQKKTGELKEGSYSAVFSFFLKAATSGGLLITGWLVTGAGIVSGAEMQTAAATRNMAIMTFISGPILVFVSYLILRKYPVTRAFMEKIKTGQLENAV
- a CDS encoding FAD-dependent oxidoreductase; the encoded protein is MMSRSLLVVLGLLVCVQAQNHRVIIEKEPRTVVVQQDALTIWIEAEDFQDYGGWLLDTQFMHLMGSSYLIAAGVGTPVADATTEFRVTEPGSYRLWVRSRNWIREFAPGKFEVIINGHSAGKIFGAAESDEWGWESAGPVELDTGMNRLAVRDLTGFYGRIDALVFSRNPDYVPSTALEKLKTERAGFSGISLDPVNRGAFDVVIVGGGAAGGPAALASARSGAKTVLIHNRPVLGGNASIELGVPVRGASQHHAYSRESGISEELERLRVAREYPQLSRPFAEAAAAETNLTVFLNTHVYNAIMDGSRIAGVKAVDTLTGEESLFYGHTFVDTTGDGWLGYYAGADYRVGREARSEYDESLAPETADNITMSGCLMGDMKLGYGYEQRDTPQTYTAPEWAHKMPADFETGRTIKHARGQWWLEYPNDIDDIWNAELARDELLRIVFGYWDYIKNDWSRKNISRKLELTYVPITNAKRETRRLMGDYVLTQHDAVSARRFPDTIGHAGWSLDVHHPAGVFSGKEGPFDFDVLVPQNNIPFRALYSRNIDNLLFAGRCMSVTHVALGTVRVEGTCAVTGQAAGTAAAMCSQRNIVPRDIYERCIGELQQNLLKADQYVPGVVNQDAGDLARNAVLSASSFSVEDLMDEAFCEVDMTRSSALSLPWYFFYETGTNGYIGTLYVYLISTLPRDVHLPLTIRGADSNEDEAIASRPALAKVGVAVPSLYKGYIAFPINKHIPTPYFSIEFDTVRGRGLAAPWAARGHLGARVLRVRDKEEIITGRPRINAYCEPPLVYPRNYTPANAINGISRIVDLESNMWKSDPEQPLPQHLELSWDRPQTFRTVHLTFDTNLDSWRRADIFEQEVVKDYEIQVFSAGEWKMLVAEQDNFQRFRVHHFEPVTADKLRVVVKGTGGDPSARIYEIRIYNDPVNIKELS
- a CDS encoding sulfatase, whose translation is MKQRIVIGASSLITVAAVAQTDRPNVIFFLVDDMGWMDSSLYGSKFYKTPAMERLAESSVRFINAYSASPLCSPSRASIISGQYPARHGITSAHGHQPHDPDLPLYQEPKPSNAVLLPNSKRSLDPAQYTLAEAFRDAGYRTGFVGKWHLGLEERFWPEQQGFEVTFHGAPDAGPKSYFSPYQFQAGTVTDGPDGEYLTDRATDEALAYIHNGDQRPFFLCLWHWAVHGPWAAKRELIQYYNRNPDPAGLQQSAVMAAMIQSMDESLGRLLDDLEKTGLDKNTIIIFTSDNGGVVKKGPNNVPATSNAPLRNGKASLFEGGTRVPALIRWPGVADVERLEQTVITGVDYYPTLLEMCGLSPNPEQILDGVSLVPLLKGQALNREAIFCYFPWAFGNWSPAGAWVRQGDWKLIDVFNPGASFPDAYELYNLKDDIGETRNLAEQLPERVVAMKALLQQHYETTGALPLLPNPGYLVAPPEPDTKTALSPAEAWIRSGPGASPVVRNGVLHVDSRGITTTYLPENLSGKMTLKVRVNVPRGAPNGAVFWKGLSQPVFDAQHRAGYRLEKPDRMDEIEVAFQADEAVTELRIDFGDKEKRKGPARVEWIKLYRSDGSLAAEWSF